The following nucleotide sequence is from Emcibacteraceae bacterium.
ATAAGGATTGATCTTGAGTAATTTAAGCAGTTCCAGAAAATTTGGATAATTTCTGTTATTGCAGACAATAAAACCGGTATCCACCGGAACAATGCCATCGGCGGTAATGGCCGAGACCGTATTGGCATGCCCGCCATAATGATCATCAGCTTCATAAACGGTTACATCATGCGCTTTTGAAAGCAGCCAGGCGGCACCAAGGCCAGCAATGCCTGAGCCTATTATGGCGATTTTTAATCTGTTTTCGTTGCGCATAATTGCTTTCCTTATTTGGTCATATTCTTATTACGAATTAAGATCCAAATTGGATTTACGAATTGCTCAATTTTCAAAAATTATTTCCCAGTCTTCAATATCACCGTCAATTTGATGAAATTGCGGGGCAAGGGCAGGGGTCAGTCTGTCTTTATATTCTTCATAAAGCTTGGGGTCGCGTACGATAAGTTTATTTAATAAATGCTGCCATTCATATTTGACCTGGCCTGTGGTGACGGTGATTGGGGGGAGGGAATTATCCTGTGGCATCAGAATTTTGCTGCGGTCAAAATTATAACCACGACGGTCAGCTTCGTCGCAGACTGAATGAAGATAACTGCTTATATAGGAGATCGGGGTGGTTGCCGCTTTAAAGCGATTTAGCTGGGGATGGTTTTTATAGCCCTTTGTCTTTCCGTCCAGAACTTTCTGGGCCAGAAGTGTTTCCCGCCAAAGCGCTACCAGCCCCTTACTATCAAGATATTTTGGGTGCAATGACCAGATTCTCATTCTCTTTCTCCGTCAAAGAGTAATTTATGGGTTGGGAAGCCTTCTCGCTTCGCCCTGGCGACAAGGTCATTCAATGTGGTTTTGGGTAAATTTTTCTCACGGCTTAAAATCCATAAATATTTGCGTCTTTCTTCGCCAATCATGGCATATTGATAGTTGTTATCCAGGGCAATGATCCAGTAATCACCGGCCAGAAACGATAATTTCAATGATTTTAGGAAAAACTGAACTTTCAGTTTTGCATTTGTATCACTGTCAACAATCCAGGCACGACCGGTAGCTTTCTTTATCTTG
It contains:
- a CDS encoding pyrimidine dimer DNA glycosylase/endonuclease V, with protein sequence MRIWSLHPKYLDSKGLVALWRETLLAQKVLDGKTKGYKNHPQLNRFKAATTPISYISSYLHSVCDEADRRGYNFDRSKILMPQDNSLPPITVTTGQVKYEWQHLLNKLIVRDPKLYEEYKDRLTPALAPQFHQIDGDIEDWEIIFEN
- a CDS encoding lipocalin family protein, encoding MKNLCLLLGALGLSACASGQSKFSKLETVPKVDLQKYVGEWHEIARIDHWFQKGCVDSKATYSLREDGDIDVLNECRLGPKNGKIKKATGRAWIVDSDTNAKLKVQFFLKSLKLSFLAGDYWIIALDNNYQYAMIGEERRKYLWILSREKNLPKTTLNDLVARAKREGFPTHKLLFDGERE